The following coding sequences are from one Rutidosis leptorrhynchoides isolate AG116_Rl617_1_P2 chromosome 11, CSIRO_AGI_Rlap_v1, whole genome shotgun sequence window:
- the LOC139876621 gene encoding large ribosomal subunit protein uL1z-like yields the protein MSKLQSEALREAITQITTDAKEKKRNFTQTIELQIGLKNYDPQKDKRFSGTVKLPHIPRPKLKVCMLGDAQHVEEAQKIGLEYMDVESLKKLNKNKKLVKKLAKKHQAFLASESVIKQIPRLLGPGLNKAGKFPTLVSHQESLEAKVNETKATVKFQLKKVLCMGVAVGNCSMEEKQIFQNVQMSVNFLVSLLKKNWQNVRCLYLKTTMGKPVRIF from the exons ATGAG TAAGCTTCAAAGTGAAGCTCTTAGAGAGGCTATTACTCAGATTACTACCGATGCTAAGGAAAAAAAGCGTAACTTTACCCAAACTATCGAGCTCCAGATTGGTCTTAAGAACTACGACCCACAAAAGGACAAACGTTTTAGCGGAACAGTGAAATTGCCGCACATTCCACGTCCTAAGTTGAAGGTTTGCATGCTTGGTGATGCTCAACATGTTGAAGAG GCACAAAAGATTGGACTTGAATACATGGATGTGGAATCACTCAAGAAACTAAACAAGAACAAAAAGCTTGTGAAGAAGCTTGCCAAGAAACATCAGGCTTTTTTGGCTTCTGAATCTGTTATCAAGCAGATTCCCCGTTTGTTGGGCCCCGGTCTAAACAAAGCAG GCAAGTTTCCTACACTTGTTAGTCACCAAGAATCGCTTGAGGCTAAGGTGAATGAAACAAAGGCAACGGTTAAGTTTCAGTTGAAAAAGGTGTTGTGTATGGGAGTTGCTGTTGGTAACTGCAGCATGGAAGAAAAGCAGATTTTTCAAAACGTGCAAATGAGTGTTAACTTTCTTGTTTCGTTACTAAAGAAGAATTGGCAAAAC GTAAGGTGTTTGTACTTGAAGACAACAATGGGAAAGCCAGTTCGCATCTTTTAG